The Candidatus Pantoea soli genome window below encodes:
- the rbfA gene encoding 30S ribosome-binding factor RbfA, giving the protein MAKEFGRPQRVAQELQKEIAIILQREIKDPRLGMMVTVSGVEVSRDLAYAKVFVTFLNDKDEEAVKNGLKALKEASGYIRILLGKAMRLRIVPELTFFYDNSLIEGMRMSNLVSNVIRNDAERRGESPAEDDKED; this is encoded by the coding sequence ATGGCGAAAGAGTTTGGCCGCCCGCAGCGCGTCGCGCAGGAGTTGCAGAAAGAGATCGCAATTATTCTGCAGCGTGAAATCAAAGACCCGCGTCTCGGCATGATGGTCACCGTCTCTGGCGTGGAAGTCTCACGCGACCTGGCGTATGCCAAAGTGTTCGTGACCTTCCTCAACGACAAAGATGAAGAAGCAGTAAAAAACGGCCTGAAGGCGCTGAAAGAAGCGTCCGGCTACATTCGTATTCTGCTTGGCAAAGCCATGCGTCTGCGTATCGTACCGGAGCTGACCTTCTTCTACGACAACTCGCTGATTGAAGGGATGCGCATGTCGAATCTGGTCTCCAATGTGATCAGGAATGACGCTGAGCGTCGTGGTGAAAGCCCGGCGGAAGATGACAAGGAGGACTGA
- the truB gene encoding tRNA pseudouridine(55) synthase TruB, translating to MSRPRRRGRDVHGVFLLDKHQGASSNDVLQKVKRLFHANKAGHTGALDPLATGMLPICLGEATKFSQYLLDADKRYRVIARLGERTDTSDADGNLVETRPVSFSQQELDAALESFRGDTLQVPTMFSALKYQGRKLYEYAREGITVPREARPITVFELQFIRWEGNELELEIHVSKGTYIRTIIDDLGEKLGCGAHVIMLRRLQVARYPVARMMTLAQLQTLAEQVNAAETPDYAPLDALLLPMDSPAAAFPVVNLPAATAALFKQGMPVKAAEAPASGLVRVTEGDAANFIGMAEIAGDGRVAPRRLVVEFPA from the coding sequence ATGAGTCGTCCTCGTCGTCGCGGTCGCGACGTACACGGTGTTTTCCTGCTGGATAAACACCAGGGCGCATCCTCCAACGATGTGCTGCAAAAGGTAAAGCGCCTGTTTCATGCCAATAAAGCGGGCCACACCGGCGCGCTGGATCCGCTGGCGACCGGCATGCTGCCGATCTGCCTCGGCGAAGCCACCAAGTTTTCGCAGTATCTGCTGGACGCTGACAAGCGTTATCGGGTGATCGCCCGGCTGGGCGAGCGTACAGACACGTCTGACGCCGATGGCAACCTTGTCGAAACGCGTCCGGTCAGCTTCAGCCAGCAGGAACTGGATGCCGCACTGGAAAGTTTTCGTGGCGACACCCTGCAGGTGCCGACGATGTTTTCCGCGCTGAAGTACCAGGGCCGCAAGTTATATGAATATGCGCGTGAAGGCATCACCGTACCGCGCGAAGCGCGCCCGATTACCGTGTTTGAGCTGCAGTTCATCCGCTGGGAAGGCAATGAGCTGGAGCTGGAAATCCACGTATCCAAAGGCACCTATATTCGCACCATCATTGACGATTTAGGTGAAAAGCTGGGCTGCGGGGCACACGTGATCATGCTGCGCCGGTTGCAGGTGGCGCGTTATCCGGTTGCGCGGATGATGACATTAGCGCAGCTGCAGACGCTGGCTGAGCAGGTTAACGCGGCAGAAACGCCGGACTACGCGCCGCTGGACGCTTTGCTGCTGCCGATGGACAGCCCGGCCGCTGCTTTTCCGGTGGTGAATCTGCCGGCAGCCACCGCTGCCCTGTTTAAACAGGGGATGCCGGTAAAGGCGGCAGAAGCGCCGGCAAGCGGACTGGTGCGCGTCACGGAAGGTGACGCGGCAAACTTCATTGGGATGGCGGAAATCGCCGGCGACGGGCGTGTGGCGCCGCGTCGACTGGTGGTGGAGTTTCCCGCCTGA
- the rpsO gene encoding 30S ribosomal protein S15, with protein sequence MSLSVEAKAEIVAKYGRGANDSGSTEVQVALLTAQINHLQGHFSEHKKDHHSRRGLLRMVSQRRKLLDYLKRKDVARYTSLIESLGLRR encoded by the coding sequence ATGTCTCTAAGCGTAGAAGCTAAAGCAGAGATCGTTGCCAAATACGGTCGTGGCGCTAACGACAGCGGTTCAACTGAAGTTCAGGTTGCTCTGCTGACTGCTCAGATTAACCACCTGCAGGGTCACTTCTCTGAGCACAAGAAAGACCACCACAGCCGTCGCGGTCTGCTGCGCATGGTATCCCAGCGTCGTAAGCTGCTGGACTACCTGAAGCGTAAAGACGTTGCTCGCTACACCAGCCTGATCGAAAGCCTGGGTCTGCGTCGCTAA
- the pnp gene encoding polyribonucleotide nucleotidyltransferase → MLNPIVRKFQYGQHTVTLETGMMARQATAAVMVSMDDTAVFVTVVGQKKAKPGQDFFPLTVNYQERTYAAGRIPGSFFRREGRPSEGETLIARLIDRPVRPLFPEGFVNEVQVIATVVSVNPQVNPDIVAMIGASAALSLSGIPFNGPIGAARVGYINDQYVLNPTADEIKQSRLDLVVAGTQNAVLMVESEADILTEDQMLGAVVFGHDQQQVVIENINALVAEAGKPRWDWQPEPANDALIARVAAFAEARISDAYRITDKQERYAQVGVIKDETIAALLAEDDTLDEAEIGDIVHSLEKNVVRTRILNGEPRIDGREKDMIRGLDVRTGVLPRTHGSALFTRGETQALVAATLGTARDAQSLDELMGERTDSFLFHYNFPPYSVGETGMVGSPKRREIGHGRLAKRGVLAVMPKQDAFPYTVRVVSEITESNGSSSMASVCGASLALMDAGVPIKAAVAGIAMGLVKEDEKFVVLSDILGDEDHLGDMDFKVAGSREGITALQMDIKIEGITREIMQVALNQAKGARLHILSVMEQAISTPRQEISEFAPRIYTIKINSDKIKDVIGKGGSVIRALTEETGTTIEIEDDGTVKIAATDGLKAKEAIRRIEEITAEIEVGRIYAGKVTRIVDFGAFVAIGGGKEGLVHISQIADKRVEKVTDYLQMGQEVPVKVMEVDRQGRVRLSIKEATEQKPAEEAAAATDAPQAE, encoded by the coding sequence TTGCTGAACCCGATCGTACGCAAATTCCAATATGGTCAGCATACCGTCACGCTGGAAACCGGCATGATGGCACGCCAGGCCACTGCCGCCGTAATGGTAAGCATGGACGACACCGCGGTATTCGTTACCGTTGTTGGCCAGAAAAAAGCAAAACCTGGTCAGGACTTCTTCCCGCTGACCGTCAACTACCAGGAGCGTACCTACGCTGCTGGCCGTATCCCGGGCAGCTTCTTCCGTCGTGAAGGCCGTCCAAGCGAAGGCGAAACCCTGATTGCGCGTCTGATTGACCGCCCGGTTCGCCCGCTGTTCCCGGAAGGCTTCGTCAACGAAGTGCAGGTCATTGCTACCGTCGTTTCTGTTAACCCGCAGGTTAACCCGGATATCGTGGCGATGATCGGCGCGTCTGCCGCGCTGTCACTGTCAGGTATTCCGTTTAATGGCCCAATCGGCGCAGCGCGCGTGGGTTACATCAACGACCAGTACGTACTGAACCCGACTGCTGATGAGATCAAACAGTCGCGCCTGGATCTGGTGGTTGCCGGTACCCAGAACGCCGTACTGATGGTGGAATCTGAAGCGGATATCCTGACTGAAGATCAAATGCTGGGTGCGGTGGTCTTTGGCCACGATCAGCAGCAGGTGGTAATTGAAAACATCAATGCGCTGGTTGCTGAAGCTGGCAAACCTCGCTGGGACTGGCAGCCGGAGCCGGCTAACGACGCGCTGATTGCACGCGTAGCGGCATTTGCTGAAGCGCGCATCAGCGATGCTTACCGCATCACTGACAAGCAGGAGCGTTACGCACAGGTTGGCGTCATCAAAGACGAAACCATTGCTGCGCTGCTGGCAGAGGATGACACGCTGGATGAAGCCGAAATCGGCGATATCGTGCACAGCCTGGAAAAGAACGTGGTCCGTACCCGTATCCTGAACGGCGAACCGCGTATTGATGGTCGTGAAAAAGATATGATCCGTGGTCTGGACGTGCGCACTGGCGTACTGCCACGTACCCACGGTTCTGCGCTGTTCACCCGTGGTGAAACGCAGGCACTGGTTGCCGCTACACTGGGTACCGCGCGTGATGCGCAGAGCCTGGATGAGCTGATGGGTGAGCGCACCGACAGCTTCCTGTTCCACTACAACTTCCCTCCGTACTCGGTGGGTGAAACCGGCATGGTCGGTTCACCGAAGCGTCGTGAAATTGGTCACGGCCGACTGGCGAAGCGTGGCGTGCTGGCAGTTATGCCTAAGCAGGACGCGTTCCCGTACACCGTACGTGTGGTATCTGAAATTACCGAATCCAACGGTTCCTCTTCCATGGCCTCCGTCTGTGGTGCGTCACTGGCGCTGATGGATGCGGGTGTACCGATCAAAGCCGCAGTTGCCGGTATCGCGATGGGTCTGGTCAAAGAAGACGAGAAGTTTGTCGTACTGTCTGACATCCTGGGCGATGAAGACCACCTGGGCGATATGGACTTCAAAGTAGCCGGTAGCCGTGAAGGTATTACTGCGCTGCAGATGGACATCAAAATCGAAGGCATCACCCGCGAAATCATGCAGGTGGCACTGAACCAGGCGAAAGGTGCGCGTCTGCACATCCTGAGCGTGATGGAACAGGCTATCAGCACGCCGCGTCAGGAGATCTCCGAATTTGCGCCGCGCATTTACACCATCAAGATCAATTCCGACAAGATCAAAGATGTTATTGGTAAAGGCGGTTCAGTTATCCGTGCGCTGACCGAAGAGACCGGCACCACCATCGAAATCGAAGATGATGGCACCGTGAAAATCGCTGCGACCGACGGCCTGAAAGCGAAAGAAGCGATTCGCCGCATCGAAGAGATCACCGCAGAAATCGAAGTGGGCCGCATTTACGCAGGTAAAGTTACCCGCATCGTTGACTTCGGCGCGTTCGTTGCCATCGGTGGTGGCAAAGAAGGTCTGGTACACATCTCTCAGATCGCTGATAAGCGCGTAGAGAAAGTGACCGATTACCTGCAGATGGGCCAGGAAGTACCGGTGAAAGTGATGGAAGTGGACCGTCAGGGCCGCGTCCGTCTCAGCATCAAAGAAGCCACAGAGCAGAAGCCAGCGGAAGAAGCAGCTGCTGCAACTGATGCGCCTCAGGCTGAGTAA
- the nlpI gene encoding lipoprotein NlpI codes for MKPFLRWCFVATALTLAGCSNSNWRKNEVLAVPLQPTLQQEVILARMEQILASRALTDDERAQLLYERGVLYDSLGLRALARNDFSQALSIRPDMPEVFNYLGIYLTQAGNFDAAYEAFDSVLELDPTYNYAHLNRGIALYYGGRYKLAQDDLLAFYQDDPNDPFRSLWLYLVESDMDADKAKVTLRQRYEKAAKDQWGWNIVEFYLGDISEKTLMERLKADATDNTSLAEHLSETNFYLGKYYLSLGEKDDAKALFKLAVANNVNNFVEHRYALLELAQLGQTQDDLSESDQQ; via the coding sequence ATGAAGCCTTTTTTGCGCTGGTGTTTTGTTGCGACAGCTCTCACGCTGGCAGGATGCAGCAACTCCAATTGGCGTAAGAACGAAGTTCTGGCAGTACCTTTGCAGCCCACACTGCAGCAGGAAGTGATTCTGGCGCGAATGGAACAAATTCTTGCCAGTCGAGCCCTGACCGATGATGAACGCGCACAGCTGTTATATGAGCGCGGAGTGTTGTATGATAGTTTGGGTCTGCGGGCATTAGCGCGAAACGATTTCTCGCAAGCGTTGTCTATCAGACCGGATATGCCGGAAGTGTTTAACTATCTCGGCATATATTTAACGCAGGCAGGCAACTTTGATGCTGCCTATGAAGCGTTTGATTCTGTACTTGAGCTTGATCCAACTTACAACTATGCGCATTTAAACCGTGGTATCGCCCTCTATTACGGCGGTCGATACAAGTTAGCGCAAGATGATCTGCTGGCGTTTTATCAAGACGATCCTAACGATCCGTTCCGCAGCCTCTGGCTCTATCTCGTCGAAAGCGATATGGACGCCGACAAGGCAAAAGTGACGCTCAGACAGCGTTACGAAAAAGCGGCTAAGGACCAATGGGGATGGAATATTGTCGAGTTCTACCTGGGCGACATCAGTGAGAAAACATTGATGGAACGTCTCAAGGCGGACGCAACGGATAACACCTCGCTCGCTGAACATCTCAGTGAAACCAACTTCTATTTAGGTAAGTACTACCTAAGTCTGGGGGAGAAGGACGACGCGAAAGCGTTGTTCAAACTGGCGGTCGCCAACAACGTGAATAACTTTGTTGAACACCGATACGCATTGTTGGAACTGGCGCAACTCGGCCAGACACAAGACGATTTATCAGAATCTGACCAGCAATAG
- the yrbN gene encoding protein YrbN, translating into MTESFHDELCRLAAAI; encoded by the coding sequence ATGACTGAAAGTTTTCACGACGAGTTATGTAGACTGGCCGCCGCAATCTAA
- a CDS encoding DEAD/DEAH family ATP-dependent RNA helicase — MTDIQTTFADLGLNADILESLNGMGYVKPSPIQAECIPHLLAGRDVLGMAQTGSGKTAAFSLPLLNNVDPSVRAPQILVLAPTRELAVQVAEAMTEFSKHMRGVNVVALYGGQRYDVQLRALRQGPQIVVGTPGRLLDHLKRGTLDLSNLRGLVLDEADEMLRMGFIEDVETIMAQIPEGHQTALFSATMPEAIRRITKRFMRDPQEVRIQSSITTRPDISQSYWTAYGRKSDALVRFLEAEDFDAAIIFVRTKNATLEVAETLERNGYNSAALNGDMNQALREQTLERLKDGRLDILIATDVAARGLDVERISLVVNYDIPMDAESYVHRIGRTGRAGRAGRALLFVENRERRLLRNIERTMKLTIPEVELPNAELLSQRRLAQFAAKVQQQLESSDLDQYRALLSKMQPEEELDMETLAAALLKMAQGERPLILPPDAPRPQRREFRDRDERGDRPRRDRDSRDSRDGDRPRRERRDVGEMQLYRIEVGRDDGVEVRHIVGAIANEGDISSRYIGNIKLFGTHSTIELPKGMPGEVLQHFTRTRILNKPMNMQLLGDAQPHERTERRGGGRDFGGERRGSRDGAPRGEGAPRRFSERREGGREGGRFSREGSRGPRREEGAVSRRRDA; from the coding sequence ATGACTGATATTCAAACCACTTTTGCAGATCTGGGCCTGAACGCCGACATCCTTGAATCACTGAACGGTATGGGCTATGTGAAGCCTTCGCCAATCCAGGCTGAGTGTATTCCTCACCTGCTGGCGGGCCGTGACGTACTGGGTATGGCGCAGACCGGTAGTGGTAAAACAGCAGCCTTCTCTCTGCCGCTGCTGAACAACGTTGATCCTTCTGTCCGCGCACCACAAATCCTGGTGCTGGCCCCAACCCGCGAACTGGCGGTACAGGTCGCTGAAGCGATGACAGAATTCTCTAAACACATGCGCGGCGTGAACGTGGTGGCCCTGTACGGTGGCCAGCGTTATGACGTGCAGCTGCGCGCACTGCGTCAGGGACCACAGATCGTGGTCGGTACCCCAGGTCGTCTGCTGGACCACCTGAAGCGCGGCACCCTGGACCTCTCTAACCTGCGTGGTCTGGTACTGGACGAAGCCGATGAAATGCTGCGTATGGGCTTCATCGAAGACGTCGAAACGATCATGGCGCAGATTCCGGAAGGCCATCAGACGGCCCTGTTCTCTGCCACCATGCCGGAAGCGATTCGCCGCATTACCAAGCGTTTCATGCGCGATCCGCAGGAAGTACGCATTCAGTCCAGCATCACGACGCGTCCGGACATTTCGCAGTCTTACTGGACAGCTTACGGTCGCAAATCAGATGCTCTGGTGCGCTTCCTGGAAGCCGAAGATTTTGATGCGGCGATCATCTTCGTGCGCACCAAAAACGCAACGCTGGAAGTGGCTGAAACGCTGGAGCGCAACGGTTACAACAGCGCCGCACTGAACGGCGACATGAACCAGGCTCTGCGTGAGCAGACGCTGGAGCGCCTGAAAGACGGTCGCCTGGACATTCTGATCGCGACGGACGTTGCGGCTCGTGGTCTGGACGTTGAGCGTATCAGCCTGGTCGTTAACTACGACATCCCAATGGATGCGGAATCTTACGTTCACCGTATCGGCCGTACCGGTCGTGCGGGCCGTGCCGGTCGCGCCCTGCTGTTCGTTGAGAACCGCGAGCGTCGCCTGCTGCGTAACATTGAACGCACCATGAAGCTGACGATTCCGGAAGTGGAACTGCCAAACGCAGAGCTCCTGAGCCAGCGCCGTCTGGCGCAGTTCGCTGCCAAAGTCCAGCAGCAGCTGGAAAGCAGCGATCTGGATCAGTACCGTGCACTGCTGAGCAAAATGCAGCCGGAAGAAGAGCTGGATATGGAAACGCTGGCCGCAGCCCTGCTGAAAATGGCACAGGGTGAACGTCCACTGATTCTGCCACCGGATGCACCACGTCCACAGCGTCGTGAGTTCCGTGACCGTGATGAGCGTGGCGATCGTCCACGTCGTGACCGTGACAGCCGCGATAGCCGTGATGGCGATCGTCCGCGTCGCGAGCGTCGTGACGTTGGTGAAATGCAGCTGTACCGCATTGAAGTGGGCCGTGACGATGGCGTTGAAGTCCGTCACATCGTGGGCGCTATTGCCAACGAAGGCGACATCAGCAGCCGTTACATCGGTAACATCAAGCTGTTCGGTACGCACTCCACTATCGAGCTGCCAAAAGGCATGCCGGGTGAAGTCCTGCAGCACTTTACGCGCACGCGTATTCTGAACAAGCCGATGAATATGCAGCTGCTGGGTGATGCACAGCCGCACGAGCGCACTGAGCGCCGTGGCGGTGGTCGTGACTTCGGTGGCGAGCGTCGCGGTAGCCGTGATGGCGCACCACGTGGCGAAGGCGCACCGCGTCGCTTCTCTGAGCGTCGTGAAGGTGGCCGCGAAGGCGGACGCTTCAGCCGTGAAGGTAGCCGTGGTCCGCGTCGCGAAGAGGGTGCCGTTTCCCGTCGCCGTGATGCCTGA
- a CDS encoding SDR family NAD(P)-dependent oxidoreductase produces the protein MKALEGKIALVTGASKGIGAAIAMTFAAAGARVVVNYRQDEAGAADVVTDIRALGSDAIAVQADIAREADVVRLFARSQAELGAPDIVVNNAGIFHHGDFTTLSVADMQQQLSVNLLGTLLVCQQAAKHFPSRGGCIINLSALNSQRSMPGSVLWSATKGAIDTLTQGLARELGPRNIRVNALAPGIILTEGLLAAKKMHPALRAQLIAATPLGRFGLPEDVAQVALFLASEESAYVTGERVLIAGGV, from the coding sequence ATGAAAGCACTTGAAGGCAAAATTGCACTGGTGACGGGCGCGTCGAAAGGGATTGGCGCAGCCATCGCCATGACTTTCGCCGCGGCCGGTGCCCGGGTCGTGGTCAATTACCGACAGGATGAAGCGGGCGCGGCAGATGTGGTTACTGACATCCGCGCGCTGGGCAGCGACGCGATTGCCGTTCAGGCGGATATTGCCCGTGAGGCTGACGTGGTGCGCCTGTTTGCCCGCAGCCAGGCGGAACTGGGTGCGCCCGATATTGTCGTCAATAACGCCGGCATTTTTCATCACGGTGATTTTACAACGCTGAGCGTCGCTGACATGCAGCAGCAGCTCAGCGTCAATCTGCTGGGCACCCTGCTGGTTTGTCAGCAGGCGGCGAAACACTTTCCGTCGCGCGGCGGCTGCATTATTAACCTCAGCGCGCTGAACAGCCAGCGCAGCATGCCGGGATCGGTGCTGTGGTCCGCGACCAAAGGCGCGATTGATACCCTGACGCAGGGACTGGCCCGTGAACTGGGGCCGCGCAATATCCGCGTTAACGCGCTGGCACCGGGCATTATTCTGACGGAGGGGTTGCTGGCGGCGAAGAAGATGCATCCGGCGCTGCGGGCGCAGCTGATTGCCGCAACGCCGCTCGGGCGCTTCGGTCTGCCGGAAGATGTGGCTCAGGTGGCGCTGTTTCTGGCATCAGAAGAGTCAGCCTATGTCACCGGCGAGCGCGTGCTGATTGCCGGCGGCGTGTAG
- a CDS encoding AraC family transcriptional regulator: MIHQEQWQKLVALIARHAQAEGRNHSAIDFLSFGRSARPTSLSQLSTWAGFALVAQGQKVLRMGDDVMYYGPGDLLLVTLDMAVQSCVVQATPEKPNLGVGITINETRLLRYLEHFPLQQLGCAAASERGITVHKVAPALVDALIRLIELLDQPQDIAALAPLIEKEIFYRLLTGPEGPRILNMALAERPGNKVARAVRWLRENFHQPLKMDQLASSVGMSISSLHHHFKAVTAMTPMQYQKQLRLNEARRLMVIEKLDAGTAGYRVGYQSASQFSREYSRFYGQSPARDVRMMAVGADSLSPPQ, encoded by the coding sequence ATGATTCATCAGGAGCAGTGGCAGAAATTAGTCGCGCTGATTGCGCGTCATGCACAGGCGGAAGGGCGTAATCACAGCGCCATCGATTTCCTCTCATTTGGCCGCAGCGCCAGACCGACCAGCCTGTCACAGCTTTCCACCTGGGCCGGTTTTGCGCTGGTGGCACAGGGGCAGAAAGTGCTGCGCATGGGGGACGACGTCATGTACTACGGGCCGGGCGATCTGCTGCTGGTCACGCTGGATATGGCGGTACAATCCTGCGTAGTGCAGGCCACGCCGGAAAAACCCAACCTTGGCGTCGGCATCACCATCAATGAAACCCGTCTGCTGCGCTATCTGGAACATTTTCCGCTGCAGCAGCTCGGCTGCGCCGCAGCCAGCGAGCGCGGTATCACGGTGCATAAGGTGGCTCCCGCGCTGGTGGACGCCCTAATCCGGCTGATTGAGTTGCTCGATCAGCCGCAGGATATTGCGGCGCTGGCACCGCTGATTGAAAAAGAGATCTTTTACCGCCTGCTGACCGGGCCGGAAGGGCCGCGCATCCTGAATATGGCGCTGGCGGAACGGCCGGGCAACAAAGTGGCACGCGCAGTGCGCTGGCTGCGCGAGAATTTTCATCAGCCGCTGAAGATGGACCAGCTGGCCAGCAGCGTAGGGATGAGCATCTCTTCGCTGCATCACCATTTCAAAGCGGTCACCGCCATGACGCCGATGCAGTATCAAAAGCAGCTGCGCCTGAACGAGGCGCGGCGGCTGATGGTGATTGAGAAACTGGATGCCGGGACAGCGGGCTACCGCGTTGGCTATCAGAGCGCTTCACAGTTCAGCCGCGAATACAGCCGGTTTTACGGGCAGTCACCCGCGCGTGACGTGCGCATGATGGCGGTGGGAGCAGACAGTCTGTCCCCACCGCAGTAG
- a CDS encoding luciferase-like monooxygenase: MSEKKTVRLSVLDLAPIPQGSTARDAFHNSLALARQAEALGFHRYWLAEHHNMTGIASAATSVLIGYLAANTETLRLGSGGIMLPNHAPLVIAEQFGTLESLYPGRIDLGLGRAPGSDQRTMLALRRHLSSAQADSFPEDVAELIRWFDAEAGEQPAVQPVPGLGLKIPVWLLGSSLYSAQLAARLGLPFAFASHFAPDLLFQALHLYREKFQPSARLEKPYAMVCVNVVAADSERDARFLFTSMQQQFINLRRGKPGPLPAPVENMDNLWSPSEQYGVQQALSMSIVGDSEKVRSGLAALQRETQADEIMVNGQIFDTQARLRSFALAMEAARSL; the protein is encoded by the coding sequence ATGTCTGAGAAAAAAACTGTTCGTCTGTCCGTACTGGATCTGGCGCCGATTCCACAAGGTTCGACCGCGCGCGATGCCTTCCATAATTCGCTGGCGCTGGCGCGGCAGGCTGAAGCCCTTGGTTTTCACCGTTACTGGCTGGCTGAGCACCACAATATGACCGGCATTGCCAGCGCCGCGACCTCGGTGCTGATTGGCTATCTTGCTGCGAATACGGAAACCCTGCGTCTGGGTTCCGGTGGGATTATGCTGCCTAACCATGCGCCGCTGGTGATCGCCGAACAGTTTGGTACGCTCGAATCGCTCTACCCAGGCCGTATCGATCTCGGCCTGGGCCGTGCGCCTGGTTCAGACCAGCGCACCATGCTGGCACTGCGCCGTCACCTTTCCAGCGCACAGGCGGACAGCTTCCCGGAAGACGTGGCTGAACTGATTCGCTGGTTTGATGCTGAAGCCGGCGAACAGCCGGCAGTACAGCCGGTGCCGGGCCTGGGCCTGAAGATCCCGGTCTGGCTGCTGGGTTCCAGTCTTTACAGTGCGCAGCTGGCGGCCCGTCTGGGCCTGCCGTTTGCTTTTGCCTCCCACTTTGCGCCCGATCTGCTGTTCCAGGCGCTGCACCTGTACCGCGAGAAATTCCAGCCGTCAGCGCGGCTGGAGAAGCCCTATGCGATGGTGTGCGTGAACGTGGTGGCCGCCGACAGCGAACGCGACGCGCGCTTCCTGTTTACCTCCATGCAGCAGCAGTTCATTAATCTGCGCCGGGGCAAACCGGGCCCGCTGCCTGCGCCGGTAGAGAACATGGATAACCTGTGGTCACCTTCGGAGCAGTACGGCGTGCAGCAGGCGCTGAGTATGTCGATTGTGGGTGACAGTGAGAAAGTACGCAGTGGCCTGGCAGCGCTGCAGCGCGAGACGCAGGCGGATGAAATCATGGTTAACGGCCAGATTTTTGATACCCAGGCGCGTCTGCGCTCGTTTGCGCTGGCGATGGAAGCCGCGCGTTCACTGTAA
- a CDS encoding U32 family peptidase, whose amino-acid sequence MKYALGPVLWYWPAATLAQFYQQVAASSADIVYLGEAVCSKRRATAFAQWMEMARALAGSGKQVVLSTLALLQSPSEVKELRRYVENGEFLLEASDMGTVNMAAARRLPFVAGPQLNVYNAQTLRLLVKEGMTRWCLPVEMSRDWLISLLQQCEEVRERFEVEVLGYGHLPLALSARCFTARAENRAKDDCQTCCIRYPQGRRVRSQEGQQVFVLNGIQTLSGYCYNLGNDLAGMRGWIDIVRLSPQDQQTLALIDRFRANETGLAPLMLAHGSDSNGYWHRLAGMALENRQ is encoded by the coding sequence ATGAAATACGCTCTCGGTCCGGTACTGTGGTACTGGCCTGCCGCTACGCTGGCGCAGTTTTACCAGCAGGTAGCGGCCAGCAGCGCAGACATTGTCTACCTCGGCGAAGCCGTCTGCAGCAAGCGGCGCGCGACCGCCTTCGCGCAGTGGATGGAGATGGCCCGCGCGCTGGCAGGCAGCGGCAAACAGGTGGTGCTCAGCACGCTGGCGCTGCTGCAGTCGCCGTCAGAGGTAAAAGAACTGCGGCGGTACGTGGAAAACGGTGAATTTCTGCTGGAAGCCAGCGACATGGGCACGGTCAATATGGCCGCCGCGCGGCGGCTGCCGTTTGTCGCCGGCCCGCAGCTCAACGTATATAACGCACAAACCCTGCGTCTACTGGTGAAAGAGGGCATGACGCGCTGGTGCCTGCCGGTGGAGATGTCGCGCGACTGGCTGATTAGCCTGCTGCAGCAGTGTGAGGAGGTACGCGAACGCTTTGAAGTGGAGGTGCTGGGCTACGGCCATCTGCCGCTGGCGCTGTCAGCGCGCTGCTTTACCGCGCGCGCGGAAAACCGGGCCAAAGATGACTGCCAGACCTGCTGCATCCGCTATCCGCAGGGGCGCCGGGTCCGCTCGCAGGAGGGCCAGCAGGTGTTTGTCCTGAACGGAATTCAGACCCTGAGCGGTTACTGCTATAACCTCGGCAACGATCTCGCCGGCATGCGCGGCTGGATCGACATTGTGCGGCTTTCTCCGCAGGATCAACAGACGCTGGCGCTGATCGATCGCTTCCGCGCCAATGAAACCGGGCTCGCTCCGCTTATGCTGGCACACGGCAGTGACAGCAACGGTTACTGGCATCGTCTGGCAGGCATGGCGCTGGAAAACCGCCAGTAA